In a genomic window of Patescibacteria group bacterium:
- a CDS encoding ribonuclease HII, with amino-acid sequence MQKQRKLKKNSRLKIPKINHEQYLLGLGFKNIVGVDEVGRGSWAGPLVVAAVQLPIKNRLYHLRDSKLLTAQKRLKLARKIRKTSSFAIGQVEVFEINKLGLGQALQLAFRRAISNLKIKPDFILVDGFRLPDLKISQKAIIAGDLKCASIAAASIVAKSYRDSLMEKLSRKYVGYYLEKNKGYGTHQHQKALAVNGPCEIHRNYRPIRKLKFEYRNSKS; translated from the coding sequence TTGCAAAAGCAGAGAAAATTAAAGAAAAACAGCCGTCTCAAGATTCCAAAAATAAATCATGAGCAATATCTCTTAGGACTAGGCTTTAAAAATATCGTTGGTGTTGATGAGGTTGGCCGCGGTTCATGGGCTGGACCTTTGGTGGTGGCGGCAGTTCAGCTTCCGATAAAAAATAGACTTTATCATTTACGCGACTCGAAATTATTAACCGCTCAAAAAAGATTAAAACTCGCTCGCAAAATTAGAAAAACTAGCTCCTTCGCGATTGGCCAAGTTGAAGTTTTTGAAATCAATAAATTAGGATTAGGGCAAGCCTTACAATTAGCTTTTAGGCGGGCAATTTCTAATTTAAAAATAAAACCCGATTTTATTTTGGTCGATGGTTTTAGACTTCCTGATTTAAAAATTAGCCAAAAAGCGATTATTGCTGGTGATTTAAAATGTGCTTCTATCGCGGCCGCGTCAATCGTGGCAAAATCATATCGAGATTCGCTGATGGAAAAGTTAAGCCGAAAATATGTCGGGTATTATTTGGAAAAGAATAAAGGTTATGGTACGCATCAGCACCAAAAAGCCTTAGCGGTTAATGGACCTTGTGAGATTCACCGGAATTATCGACCAATCAGAAAGCTTAAATTCGAATATCGAAATTCTAAATCCTAA
- the gltX gene encoding glutamate--tRNA ligase, whose protein sequence is MDNKIRVRIAPSPTGPLHLGTARTALFNFLFARKSGGKFLLRLEDTDQSRSTMEFKKNIVEGFKWLGFEFDEAPLYQMERLAKYQEMAQKLVELGFAEKIDSAIVFKAKIALEKLQIDYKPVKAFSKFDKEAKKPKESYYLKNIGKDLIHGPISGTVSNSVLLRSDGIPTFHLAVVVDDEEMKISHVIRGDDHLPNTPLHIILQKALGFEIPIYAHLPMILNIDHTKMSKRGQNVNLSDYRADGYLPKALINFLALLGFSPKGKDQIVSLEQLISEFDFSRVQKSPAVFDREKLDYLNGYYLRKLSANDLDKLLRESFYPKTEKKTLVLSAVLQSRLIKLADAREMSQFFFKEVTVSKDILIFKKSDAAKTRQGLRETLKALEKVGETDWENQDQLNQILAEVVKDNQLGNGDVFWPVRAALSGVEQSPSPVELLQILGRDESLARIKKAIEKLN, encoded by the coding sequence ATGGACAATAAAATTCGAGTCAGAATTGCACCGTCGCCAACCGGACCATTGCATTTAGGCACCGCCCGAACCGCTTTGTTTAATTTTTTATTTGCCCGAAAATCAGGCGGCAAATTTTTATTGCGGCTTGAAGATACTGATCAATCCCGTTCCACCATGGAATTTAAAAAAAACATTGTCGAAGGTTTTAAATGGCTCGGTTTTGAATTTGATGAAGCGCCGTTATATCAAATGGAACGATTGGCAAAATATCAAGAAATGGCACAAAAATTAGTCGAGTTAGGTTTTGCGGAAAAAATTGATTCGGCGATTGTTTTTAAAGCCAAAATCGCGCTTGAAAAATTACAAATTGATTATAAACCAGTTAAGGCATTTTCTAAATTTGATAAAGAGGCTAAAAAACCGAAGGAAAGTTATTATCTAAAAAATATTGGCAAAGATTTGATTCATGGTCCAATTTCCGGAACAGTTTCCAATTCAGTTTTATTGCGTTCAGATGGCATTCCCACTTTTCACCTGGCAGTGGTGGTAGACGATGAAGAAATGAAAATTTCGCACGTGATTCGCGGTGACGATCATTTGCCAAACACACCTCTGCATATTATTTTGCAAAAAGCTTTGGGTTTTGAGATCCCAATTTATGCGCACTTGCCGATGATTTTAAATATTGACCATACCAAAATGAGCAAGCGTGGTCAAAATGTGAACTTGTCAGATTATCGGGCTGACGGATATTTGCCCAAGGCTTTGATTAATTTTTTGGCTTTGCTGGGTTTTTCGCCGAAGGGCAAGGACCAAATTGTCAGTTTAGAACAATTAATTTCGGAATTTGACTTTTCCAGAGTCCAAAAATCGCCGGCGGTTTTTGACCGGGAAAAATTAGATTATTTGAATGGTTATTACCTTCGTAAATTGTCAGCTAATGATTTAGATAAATTATTGAGGGAAAGTTTTTATCCCAAAACTGAGAAAAAAACCTTGGTTTTGAGTGCGGTTTTGCAAAGCCGGCTGATAAAATTAGCCGATGCTCGCGAGATGTCACAATTCTTCTTTAAGGAAGTAACGGTTTCTAAAGATATTTTGATATTCAAAAAATCTGATGCTGCTAAAACCCGACAAGGACTTCGGGAAACTTTGAAGGCTTTGGAAAAAGTTGGTGAAACGGATTGGGAAAATCAAGACCAATTGAATCAGATATTAGCCGAAGTCGTAAAAGATAATCAGCTTGGCAATGGCGATGTTTTTTGGCCTGTTAGAGCCGCTTTATCTGGAGTTGAACAAAGTCCTTCACCGGTTGAGTTGCTTCAGATTTTGGGACGCGACGAGAGCTTAGCGAGAATTAAAAAAGCGATTGAGAAATTGAACTAA
- a CDS encoding YraN family protein, whose product MIYPYKKPTLGAWGEKVAANYLAKLGFEILERNYTTNLGELDLIAKEGGVVVFVEVKTRTSRSFGLPQESVNFKKQNKIVRVALQYLQQHRLSHRTWRIDVVAIVMNRRTHKVENIELIRNAVTR is encoded by the coding sequence ATGATTTATCCTTATAAAAAACCAACTTTGGGAGCGTGGGGCGAGAAAGTGGCGGCTAATTATTTAGCCAAACTCGGTTTTGAAATTTTAGAACGAAACTATACCACTAATTTGGGTGAATTAGATTTGATTGCGAAAGAGGGTGGCGTGGTGGTTTTTGTAGAGGTGAAAACTAGGACTAGCCGCAGTTTTGGCTTGCCTCAGGAATCAGTGAATTTTAAAAAACAAAATAAAATTGTCCGGGTGGCTTTGCAATATTTACAGCAACACCGGCTTTCGCACCGGACTTGGCGGATTGATGTGGTGGCGATCGTGATGAACCGCCGAACTCATAAAGTTGAGAATATTGAACTAATTAGAAATGCGGTGACGAGATAA